The DNA region ATAGCATCAGGGAGGACAAGGGTGTGTGTGGCACATCCACAGCTTCCCAGCCCCTGAGCTCAGCTGTGAACTCGCTTCCTGCGCAGGTCCTCTACGTGATGGAACTGCTGCAGAACCAGGAGGAGGGCCGTGCCTGCTTCAGCTCCATCTCTGAGTTCCTGCTCACCCACCCTGTGCTGAGCTTCGGTATCCAGGTTGTGAGTCGCTGCCGGCTGCGGCACACTGAGGTGCTGCCAGCCGAGGAGGAGAATGACAGCCTAGGGGCTGGTGAGCTCCTCAGGGTCAGGGATGTGTGTTGGGATGTAGGGGAGTGCTGAGGCACAGAGGGCCAGGGGCTTAGTCGTCCACATTGTCCTTGCAGATGGGACCCACGGAGTTGGTGCCATGGAGTCTGCAGCCGGTGTGCTCATCAAGCTCTTTTGTGTGCACACTAAGTGAGTGTGCTGGGGAGGCCCGCCTGTGCCCTGTCTGTGCCCCTCCCTACCCTGTTGACACTGACTCTCATATTCTCCCCCTGCTCTCCCTGCAGGGCATTGCAAGATGTACAGATCCGTTTCCAACCACAGCTGAACCCTGACGTGGTGGCCCCGCTCCCCACACACCCTGCCCATGAGGACTTTGGTGAGTTGGGGGTGAGAGGAAAGCAGGTTCTGACTGGGGTCTGAAATCTGACTCAAGTGGCAGCTTTTCCCACAGCATTTGGAGAGTCTCGACCAGAACTGGCTTCTGAGGGCCTGGGATCGGCCACTCACGGCTCCCAGCCTGACCTCCGACGCATCGTGGAGCTGCCTGCACCTGCCGACTTCCTCAGTCTGAGCAGTGAGACCAAGCCCAAGCTGATGACACCTGATGCCTTCATGACACCTAGTACCTCCCTGCAGCAGGTATGCTGCGGGAGGAGTGTGGGGCGCAGGGAGGGAGGCCCTGGGAGTGCCCCCCACAGCCACAGCCCTCGTTCTCCGCATCTTCCCAGATCGCTGCATCTcccagtagcagcagcagcagcagcagcagttccTCTCTTACAGCGGTGTCTGCCATGAGCAGTACTTCGGCCGTGGACCCCTCTTTGCCCAGGTGAAATGAGGGTCAGAGTTAGGGCGTGGCAGGGGCTGGTGCCAGGTGATGCCAGGCTCTGGCTGCTTACACTTCATCCTTCCTGCCACCAGGCCACCTGAGGAGCTGACCTTGAGCCCCAAGCTACAGCTGGATGGCGGTCTGACAatgagcagcagcagcagcctgcAGGCAAGCCCGCGTAGCCTCCTGCCTGGCCTGCTCCCAAGTCCGGCCGACAAATTGCCTCCCAAAGGGCCCGGGCAGGtgcgtgtgtgggtgtgtgtgaagTGCAGTGTAGCAGGTATATGGGAGTGGGAAGGCCGGCGGCAGTCTCCTCCCACAGCACCCTGTCTTCTGGTCCTGCTCTTCCTCAGGTGGTCCATGTTTCCCCTGAGGGTATTTCAGCCCCCGGTGTCCCTGGAGGGCAGATCCTCAGCCTTtccatccccacctcctctcctcctgggCTGCGGCCATTTTTgaccttcctcccccttccccattgTCCCATCTCTCATCACTACACACACCAGTGCTTCGTCTCTGTACTCCTTTTACTCCTACTTCCCACCACCTAAGTTCCCACCTTTGGCCCACCTCAGGTGCCTACTGCTGCCTCTACACTATCCCTGGAGCTGCAGGAAGTGGAGCCCCTGGGGCTACCCCAGGCTTCCCCCAGCCGCACCCGCTCCCCCGATGTTATCTCCTCAGCTTCCACTGCCCTGTCCCAGGATATCCCTGAGATCGCATCTGAGGCACTGTCCCGTGGCTTTGGCTCCTCTGCTCCTGAGGGCCTAGAGCCGGACAGTATGGCCTCAGCTGCTTCAGCACTACACCTGCTGTCTCCACGGCCCCGGCCGGGACCCGAGCTTGGCCCCCAGCTTAGCCTGGATGGAGGCCCTGGGGATGGGGATCGGCATAGTACCCCTTCCCTCCTGGAGGCAGCCTTGACCCAGGAGGCCACGGCCCCTGACAGTCAGGTCTGGCCTACGGCACCAGACATTACTCGTGAGACCTGCAGCAGCCTGGCAGAGAGGTGAGGAGCTTAGGAGGGGGGAAATGTGCTGATGGTAGGGGCTTCAGATAGAATCATCCATTGCTGAGTTGGCCTGTCCCCCCAGCCCCCGGAATGGCCTCCAGGAAAAGCACAAGAGCCTGGCCTTTCACCGACCACCTTATCACCTGCTGCAGCAACACGACAGTCAGGACGCCAGTGCCGAGCAAAGGTAGGCACCACCCCGCACTGTTCCTCTCACAGGGAGGGCCAACAAGTGGGTAGGTGCCTATTTCTCTCCTTGCCCTTCCCACAGTGACCACGATGACGAGGTGGCCAGCCTGGCCTCTGCTGCAGGGGGCTTTGGCACCAGAGTTCCCACTCCACGTCTTCCTGCCAAGGACTGGAAGACCAAAGGATCCCCTCGGGCCTCACCCAAGCTCAAGCGAAAGGGCAAAAAGGATGACGGGTAGGAGGGGTCCTGGGGCCAGGGAGAGGGGTGGTCTTCAGGCTGCCTGCTTGACATGGCCTGAGGTGCTTCTCCTCTATGGCAGGAATTCATCCGTGGGATCCCGGCTCACAGAGCACCAGGTGAGCGAGCAAACCCCTTTCTGCTTCTGGGACTCCTGCCTGTAGGGGTGGGGTAGGGTCCAAGCCTTCCCCTGGTCTGGTGTGTGGGGATGGGCGGGGTGGGCATCATGTGACTGTTGGTGTTCCTGGCAGGTGGCAGAGGCCCCTGAGGACTGGCCAGCACTAATTTGGCAACAGCAGAGAGAGCTGGCGCAGCTTCGGCACAGCCAAGAAGAGCTGCTACAGCGTCTGTGCACCCAACTTGAAGGCCTGCAGAGCACTGTCACGGGCCACGTAGAACGTGCCCTAGAGTCACGGCACGAGCAGGAGCGTATCCTTGTGGGCAGCGGCGCAGCATGGGGTGGCAGCAGCATTCTTGGCCCAGGAAGGGATATGGGACCTGCTGCAGCCCTGTTCCTTAGCTACAATGCAGAGCGGCGACTGGAGCGGGCACTGGCCGAGGGACAGCAGCGTGGTGGGCAGCTGCAGGAGCAGCTGACGCAACAGCTGTCCCAAGCACTATCTTCAGCTGTGGCTGGGCGGCTGGAGCGCAGCATACGGGATGAGATCAAGAAGACGGTTCCTCCATGTGAGTTTTGCATGGAGACTTTTTCTGGGTGGGCCAGATGGGAGTGGGGCCCCCTACCTGTCAAGCTTCCTCTCATGGCTCTACCTTTCCCTCCTCACCCTGTCCCAGGTGTGTCTAGGAGTCTGGAGCCCGTGGCAGGCCAACTGAGCAACTCAGTGGCCACCAAACTCACAGCCGTGGAGGGTAGCATGAAAGAGAATATCTCCAAGCTGCTGAAGTCCAAGGTGCTGTGGGGCCCAAGATGAGGGAGGTTGGTGGTTGGTGGGCTTGGGCTCAGCTTTCAACTCAGCCCCTTCTTCCACCCCCAGAACTTAACAGATGCCATTGCCCGAGCAGCCGCAGACACGTTACAGGGGCCAATGCAGGCCGCCTACCGTGAAGCCTTCCAGAGCGTGGTACTGCCCGCCTTCGAGAAGAGCTGCCAGGCCATGTTCCAGCAGATCAATGATAGCTTCCGACTGGGCACGCAGGAATGTGAGTAGGGTCATATGCCCCAAGAGGGGAAGGGCTATCATCTTCTCCCTACCATCCCTCTCATGGCCCCCATGGTCACTTCGCAGACTTGCAGCAGCTGGAGAGCCACATGAAGAGCCGAAAGGCACGAGAACAGGAGGCGCGGGAGCCCGTGCTGGCCCAGCTGCGGGGCCTGGTCAGCACACTGCAGGGGGCCACTGAGCAGATGGCGGCTACCGTGTCCAGCAGCGTTCGGGCTGAGGTGCAGCACCAGCTGCACGTGGCTGTGGGCAGGTGTGTGGGCAGGGCACTGAGCTAGGTGGTGGGTTTGGAAAGGGCCAGACCCAACTGTCTGTTAGCCTCATCTCCCTCACTTGCCTTTGCAGCCTGCAAGAGGCAATTTTAGCACAGGTGCAGCGCATTGTTAAGGGTGAGGTGAGTGTGGCACTCAAGGAGCAGCAGGCTGCCGTCACCTCTAGCATCATGCAGGCCATGCGCTCAGCCGCTGGCACACCTGTCCCTGCCACCCACCTCGACTGCCAAGCCCAGCAAGCCCATATCCTGCAGCTGCTGCAGCAGGGCCACCTCAATCAGGCCTTCCAGCAGGTAAGCCGGGCACTAAGCCCAGATAGAGTCAGGAGTCTCCTGACAAGGCCCACACATCATACATTCTACTCTACCCATCAGGCTTCGGGTGGTCTGGCCTCAGCAGACTCTTTGGTTCTCTTTGGCCTCCAGGGCATTTCCCTTGCTTTTCCCTCTGTCTGGACCCTAGATCCCTTTCTTCCTACCTCAGTCTACCTTGTTTCAGAACCACCCTTCTCAGGAAACCTTTCCTGATTCCCTAGAGTAACAACACAGCCCTACAGTGCTCTCTCTGGGCCCCAAAGCATCCCCCTCAGGATGCCCTACTCTGGTCATCCTCTCCCAGGCCACATAGCCGACAAGCAGGCATTCCATCCTGACATTAGCTATTAACTCTTTTCTCTACTCAGGCCCTGACAGCTGCCGACCTGAACCTGGTGCTGTACGTGTGTGAAACTGTGGACCCAGGCCAGGTTTTTGGGCAGCCACCttgccccctctcccagcctgtaCTCCTTTCACTCATCCAGCAACTGGCCTCTGACCTTGGCACTCGAACTGACCTCAAGCTCAGGTGAGTGGGCATAGTCAGGGACTAGGGCTGTGGTGAAGGGCGGGAGCAGTTCAAGGCAGAGACTCCCACTTCTGCCTGACTCCCCTCCTTAATTTTCTCCACCaatcccctctgcccccacccatcTCAGGCTTTGAGGCCTCCATTATCAGCCTCTGGGCCTCATTGCCACCAGGGGGCACTCCTCTCTGCTGGAGGCCACCTGTAGCCTGTTCTTTTCCTAAACCCCCAGCTACCTGGAAGAGGCTGTGATGCACCTGGACCACAGTGACCCCATCACTCGGGACCACATGGGCTCTGTCATGGCCCAGGTGCGCCAGAAGCTCTTCCAGTTCCTGCAGGCGGAGCCACACAACTCACTTGGCAAAGCGGCCCGGCGTCTCAGCCTCATGCTGCACGGCCTTATGACCCCCAGCCTCCCTTAGCTAAGTCTGCCTTGCCCAGGATGGGGTGGCACTGAAGGTCAGCAGACAGGCCTAGGCCAAAGCAGGGTCATGTCTGCCCTTTACCTGCTCAGGCTCCCACCTCTGGCGTGTTTGATGGGGATAGCACTGGCTATGGTCTATAGGTTGTGGTAGCCAGCAGGTTTAGGCTGGGCCCAGGGTGGGTATTGTGCCTTCTTGGGTTCTGCCATGCCTGGAGCATGACCCCTGAGATTATGACACCACTTTAGTTGAATTTTCCATGCTCCTTTTTACCACCAAtttggttctttttgtttttgagaaacaTTGAGAAATTCAATTAAATGCTTTTGGAATAAAATGGAGTATGTGTGTGCTTTTCGTATGTCTTTGGCATGACTTTGATAACTGCCCTTTGTTACCTGCCCCCTCTCCTGGAGCTCTGTCTAGGCCAACCCACCCCAGGGTCCTGGATACCCACCCTCATCTGCCCAACTGCCTTCCCAGATCTCCGCTCTCCATCTCTGAGGGAAGGCAAGGGCCCTGGGATCAGCTCAGCACCACCCCGTGCCCCTGGGTTCTCCTCTCTGGagtccctcccttctcctttgcCTATCTGAACTGGGGGCGGGGCTGCTGGCTGGTTTGagctccaccctcaccccccatcCAATCACAGTTCCTCCTTCTGGGGGCTGGGCCGAAGGGCTGCGCTCCAAGCTGCTAGCTCTGGCACTAGGCTCCCAGCCCGGGGGGGATGATGTGCTGCCGCTTCTGTCACCGCTGGCAACCGCCCTGTGCACTGgggctgttgctgctgctgctgccgcccctTGGTGAGTGCCGGCGTGCTGGACCCAGCCCAGTCCGcgcaccccctccccaggctgggtgTAGGTTGTGTGGGAGCTGAGGCACAGCCTTCCTGAGCGCTGAGAGTTAGGGtggagaggaggtgagagggcTCCAGGGAGGGAATGTGTGCCAGTGGCTTCAGGATGTAAAGTGAGGGTGGGAACTGAACCCTAGTTTCGGAGGGAAGAACCCACAAATTCCACAGTCCCCATCCTGATAAGGGGAGACTTGACCTCTTGCAGGACTCCCAGACCAACCGTGGGATCTCTGAGGTCCTCTCTTAGGGTCGAACCTGAATCCCAACCCCCTCTATTCTGCCCTACCCATCAGAAAACACCTGTCtctggggaggggatggaaagGCCAAACAAAGATTGTCTAGGCTGCAGAGAAACTGGACGTTGCCAGGGGCCCTGCCTCCCTTCACCATGTCCATACTCCTTCATATGGACCATTCTCACCTGACCTGGGACCCAGAAGCTCGGAAGAAGAGCCAACCCCTGGAACGAGGcttctccttcccccatccccacctatCCTGTCCAGGTCTGCCTAGAAGGGGGCAGAGGCAGGTGGTCCCCAGATGTGCCCCTTAGTTCCCTGGGGCACCCCTTTCACGCTGAGTCACATCCCCAGAACGCTCCCTGGTAAACAAACCCCTGGGGTTtggcagcgggggtgggggggatggtgaGGGCGCACCGCCTTATCCTATCAACTattctccacccccacccccagtccttgTATCTCCCCTGGCAGCAACCACAGCGGGCCCAGGCCGCTGTGACACCATATACCAGGGCTTTGCCGAGTGTCTCATCCGCTTGGGGGACGGCATGGGCCGCGGAGGTGAGCTGGAGAGCGTCTGCAGGTACGGGCAGGCGTGAGGGCAGCAGCCCAACCCCACACCCTTGGGGTCTGAACCTCTTCCCTCCCATTCCAAAGCCCCCTGCCCCACCTAATTCCCCTAACCCCACACCCTTGACAGGTCTTGGAATGATTTCCACACCTGTGCCTCGCGAGTCCTGTTGGGCTGTCCCGAGGAGGCCGCCGCCGTGTGGGAGTCACTACAGCAAGAAGCTCGCCGGGCCCCACACCCAGATAACTTGCACACTCTGTGCGGCACCCCTGTGCGCCTTCAGGAGCGCGGGGCGGGCCCAGAGACCAACCAGGAGACGCTGCGGGCGACAGCGCCAGCACCCACTCTGGGCCCCGAGCCCCCTCTGCTGGCGGCTGCTCTGGCGCTCGCCTGCCTCCTGGGTCCTCTGGCCTAGCCGGTCTGGCCGGGTAGCAgcgccccccacctccagccctgccctggtgGCTGCCGTCGTGGCTCCTCAGAAAGCGCTCGGCTTTCATTAAAGGTATTTATATTTGTACCaagctccttcctttctttccactgCGGCCCACCTGGCTGGGGTGGAGGCCTCAAGAAGCTGCTCCCCAGGACGAGATGGGCGGGCTGAAGGCCACCATAGGGGACTCAGTCTTTCTCTTCACAAACACTCATTTCCCAGGGGCAATGCAGAGCTTTCCATTGCCAGCAGGTTCCAGGACTGCTGGTGGTGACCCAAGATGTGCGAGAATGCACATCTTTCTCTGTTCTCCCGGGCTGGCATTCCTAGCCCTACCTGCCCCTCCTGTCCTGGTCCCTAGGGGCCATGTGAGGTGATAGagtgtccccacccccaccctcagccagtccacccccctccccaggttCTTTCCAGTTTCCAGGCTCCTGACcatctcacctcctcctccctctgctgaACTACCACCTTAGCCTTCAAGACAGTTCAGATTAAgtaccctttcctctccttctctgtggTCCTGATTCATCTGAGGGGAGCCTGTTCCAGAAGGTGGGGAGCCCCCATTGGAGTCTACATTCAAGTACTTGAGGTGACCTGGAGCTGCAGAAATTGGGGTCACAATGAGGGTTCCTCTGGCCTCATGCTCTCCacaagcttgttctttgagaagaggtGTGCAGTGTGAGGTCAGAACAATCCCAGAAGGCTTTCTGGAAGCACAGATGAGTGTGTGATGTGTGAGGAGCCCCAGTTCATCATGGTGGAGAAAAAGAGCAAGAATCAGAGCGGGCAGAATcctgagggaaggaggaggcctcAGGGTGAGACCCTCTACTGATCAGTCATCTACTGTCCCTGCCAGGACCCTCTTCCAAGCCACCACCTCACGACTTGTGTGGGCACTGCCATGGCCTCCTCACTGGCTTCTACTCTCACTCCCTCCACTTTATTCtccattttctaaattgaaaaaCTGATCCTGATATTAAACTCCTTTTCATTGTCTATAAGGCCCTATGTAAGCCAGCTATGTTTATATATAGGACAGTTTATTCAGTCTACTCCTTCAACTCCCCCTCTGTGGTAGCACAGAGGAGTGATCTACCTACTCAGTCCTTGGGTTAAGGGGAGGTGTCAGAGAAGGACCATGATAGAGGGTGATAGGAGGTAAGGATGCAAGACTTACAAGTGGTGGAGGAGAAGTGGGGCTGAGTTGGAGAGGGCTTTACAAGAGGGGCCCAGGCAAtcagctgggaggggaggaggggtgggagtcCAGAACTTGGCAGGCCAGGCTTGCACTAAAGTCCATGCTGGGAGGTTGTTGGCCCTAGGACAGAATCAGGCCTGATAGGACCCTTGATTAGGCTCCAGGGTGACAGGTGCCTCCAGAGACCTCCACCCTACTTTATCATGTAGGAGCCCTACTTCAGCAACGCTTCTCAAACACCCTCCCATTCCAGTTAGCTAAGATGCCTCAGTTAACTCACTCTCTGCCCTGTCTTTTCTCCTGTACTTCATTCACCTGTATTTTTATCCCCACTTCTCTCTCAGCCATTCCTTACCCATCTCACATCACCTGAAGGAGAAGGttcaggaaaaaaacccagatcCACCCCCTTTGACCACCAGTATCTTCCAGAAGGAAAGGCCAGCCTTTTATTCTTTGTACATCTATTCTCTGTGCTCAGAATAaccttcctcatttcctcctggTGAACTCCTACTTCTTGTTCAGTATCACCTACCGCCTCCCTAACCCTGACTCCATGCTGAATCAGAAGCCTCCTTCAGGTccacacagctcctgggctttcttctgtctctgtacGGATGACACTGGTTCACTGGCTTGTTACTGTCTGGGTCTAGGTCAGAATTCCCCACTCTGGATTCCCCAAGTGTCCTCTTTGTGTCTCTAGCACCCAGCCTAAGGCTGGGTATAAAGAGTGTACTTGTGGGAGTGTGTGGAGTGAAAAACAGAATTGCTAAATCCTGCATAGGAAGTGTTACAGTCAGCAAAAGCTTGGACTGAGAATGACTTCAGTATGGAGGATGTCTTCTTGGGGCAGCCCTCTTAACCTGAGCATACTATTTGGAGGGATGGTGCTGGGGCTCCAAACCCCAAAAGTCTTCCTAGAGCCACTCTTGGTGGGTGGCCAGGAGCAGGCTGCTTCCAGGAGCAGGGGCTGATTGTGTTGGCCAGCCATCAAAGGGATTACCATTCTTCTGCTGTGACCTACTTTCCCCTGGTTTTTGCCCCCTAAGTCCCTGCTCTTCCCTGGAATTGAGTGACCTGGAGTGTGTgcaggggggtggggttggggacaGAATCTGCTCTCTGGCCAGGGGCTTAAGAGCTTTGTGTGTTTTATCCCAGAGCTGCAGGAAAGGGGTGGGCTGAGAGCCAAGTGGACTGGGCCCTAGACACAGCTGCCCAGGCCAGAGCATCACGATGATGGTGCTTCTCACGTTTGCAGCTCTGCAGACATGGAACAGCTTATTGTTCAGGGGAGAATCTGGGGTTGGATATCCTGAGCCCAGTCCCCTCTGCATCAATATACCTCTTCATCTCAGGGCCCCCGTGCTCTTCACCAGAGCCCAGGCCAGCACCTTCCATagcaagggctcaataaatatttattgaattaatttgcTGAATGTCTGTAAAATAGAGGTGTTGTGTGGGTTTCTAAGCCCCATCAACCCTGGAATTCTATATTATTTTCAACCCTCACAATAACTGTGAGGTCAAGATTAtgatccccattatacagataagAAACATGAAGCTTAAGGAAGGGAAGATGTCTTGCTTAAGTTCAGTTCACACAACTGTGgaagtgtcagagctgggataTGATCCCAAGTTTGCTTGGCCCCTAAGTTCATTCCCTTAAGCATCACACTAGAcatatggaaataattttttaagttttcttttttatttttatttattttatttttggctgcatggcctgtgggattttagttccccgaccagggattgaacccatgcccccttgcagtggaagcatgaagtcttaaccactggaccaccagagaggtccctaaagttttcttttttaataaaatctttcatGAAGCCCTACTACATAAAACAGACTGTGATATTTTATTGGTGTTAATATATGTTTAGGTTTAAAGTATAACATTAGCTTATACAGTTAAACACAATTCCATGTATgaagtaagggctcaataaagattttaagaaatgaaCAGACTGCAATGAGAAAGATGTATGGAGATTACAATCCCATCATCACTCAAAAGTAGTTGTAGCCGGGTGGTTAAGGTGATGGACTAGAAATCCATTGGGGTTTCcctgcccaggttcaaatcctgccgAACTATGCCACCTTTCCCTTATGGTGATCCCTATTGAGTCACAGCCAGTTGGGGAAGAATGCTGTTGccttaaagaaagaaactggattGTTCTCCAGCCCTGCTCTTTATGGTTGCCCAGTGAAAGACTCCACTAAGCACGTGGATTGCGCCCCAACAGTAAATATaaggtaaataataaaaatattattaaagaaggaaaaaaaatccccttatTACTTGAGACATTTATTtcccccccatctccaccccgaATCTGGGTTGATTGTAAAGTTAAGTGAGATAATTCTGACCCGATAGAGGAATTGTTAATGgtaacaatttttctttaatctacTTGTTTTGCAGTCTCAGGATATACTAAATTtagtaacaaaaacaacaataattaaaCTGTTCCTCTGAAGTTGGCCCCAAACTAATTTCACCTATTCTCAAGTTAACCATTTGCAACTCCGCTGTGATGGAGGTCAAATTCAACATATCTGAGTgcctgaattattttaatttcagttaaaaaaaatagatttgttaATTAAATTTATACCGATCCTTTGCGGAGTTCCAGAGGCACTTCCAGAAATCTCCTGAAATGCACTACGTCCCCAACCACgcactatattattattttatttttggccgcgccccgcggcatgcgggatcttagatccccaccagggatcgaacccgtggcccctgcattgggagcgcggagtcttaacctctggatcTCCATGGAAATACCCCAACCTCGCACTATAAAGCGCCCTGCCCCCCAACGTGAATCTTGAGACTTTCTCCCTACTTCCCACGGTGCCTGCCCCAAACCTAGGGTCGAGACACTTGGAGCGACACAGACTCACCTCCTATTCCCGGAGTGAGCCCGACCCCGCCCCGAAGGCGTTGATTGGCAAGCCACGCTCGGAGCTCCGCCAACCGCGTAGCCCGGCCCTCTCGAGtccgcccctgccccgccccgtgGGCGGCCCGGATTTGTTTTGGCGTCAAGCGCGCGTTGTGATGACGCCACGACGCTGACGCCTGAGGATGGCTGCGGCGGCGGTGGTGGCGGTGGCCGGTGCTGTGTCCGCGGCCCGGAGAGGGTCAACACAGTCGCCCAGACGCCGAAGACCCCGCCGCCCGCGCGAGGTGAGGCGGCCCGGCCAGGACCGACGGCCCCATGGGCGGGAGGGGCTGACGAGCTGCAGCCACGGTCGCTTCCTGGAACACTGGGCCCGTCCCTGCCCAGCCCGGAGCCCTCGGCCTGTGCCCGCTGCGCCGGGCCCTAGGGGGAGTGGGTAGCAGGCCAGGCGATGGCTGCTTGGGGTCCCTGGTGTCCGAGGCTTGACTGGCCTTGAAACATGCTGCTGCGCTGGGTAGCCCGTCTCTGAGGCCCCAGGGGCCAGGTGGACGTGGTCAGCTGTCCTGCCTGCTGTTCAACCAGTCGACATCGGTGAGGGTGAACCAACCTGGTTGTCCTCACTACGTTCTCGTGTCTGGCACCTACTCCACACCTCCTCTTTTACGACTGAACGACAGGGTCGGGGGGCAGCTAGTCTCTTCTTTGTTCAGGCTGGGGAAAATCACACCTATGTCCAGCCGGGTCGCCTGCTTTGTAAGCCAGTTATCTCTCTGCTTTTATAAGGGGAAGCCCAGCTCCCTCACGCTCACTCCCTCTCCTGAAACTGTGAAGTGATAATTCCCGCTTGAAAATCTGAGTAAGTCCTTCATTGCCTAAAACTGGCTCCTTGGTACCTGCAGGGTAAAGGCCAAACTTCATAGCAGGGCGTTCAGGGCTCTTCATAATCTGGCATAACCCCGAAGTTAACACCTGGGCACTTCTGTCTCCTGCTTACATAGTTTGTTGTTGGGAGTATGTGCATCTGCCATTAGCTCTGTGTTTTAACACCCTTTCGCTTTAGATATGCAGTTTTCGCAATTTGTAATACTcttctttccccccacccccacctccacccaccagtTTGGAAAATTTACATCTGTCCTTTAAAATCCACCTTAGATTTAATTACCTTGGAAAAGCCTCCCTTCACATGTAACCATTGACTCCTCTACTTCAATTCATGTGACTACTGATGGAGTTTATTGTGTTGTGTCACCTGATGGTTGGCCTGGGGATTGTGTCTTCTGTCTGCATATCAGTGTCTGGCTCTGTGCTTGGCATAAAGTAGGAGCTGAGTCAACTGTGATAGGTTGCTGATTTAAGAATAGATACAGATTCAGCTATACTACTGAGCACATATCAGGGGCCAGGACCTGAGATGAGCACAGCAAATGCGAGTGTCCTGTTTGCACATTCACACGTATGCATGTGGTAGGTGGTGCAGCCTGGTCAACCTGATGGTCTAAAATCTCCTGGGGTggtttttcaaaatacaaattcaagAGTCtcattttctgagattttgatGCAGAATATCTGGAATCTGGTAGgagtctgtatttttttaaaactctccagGTGACTT from Balaenoptera musculus isolate JJ_BM4_2016_0621 chromosome 19, mBalMus1.pri.v3, whole genome shotgun sequence includes:
- the NRN1L gene encoding neuritin-like protein produces the protein MMCCRFCHRWQPPCALGLLLLLLPPLVLVSPLAATTAGPGRCDTIYQGFAECLIRLGDGMGRGGELESVCRSWNDFHTCASRVLLGCPEEAAAVWESLQQEARRAPHPDNLHTLCGTPVRLQERGAGPETNQETLRATAPAPTLGPEPPLLAAALALACLLGPLA